Below is a genomic region from Rhinatrema bivittatum chromosome 8, aRhiBiv1.1, whole genome shotgun sequence.
aatatttaatgctaaaaaatgcagagtaatgcatttaggatacaaaaacccaaaggagaagtacagtattggaagcaaaattcttctaagcaggatctgggggtaattgtatctgatgatcttaaggtggccaaacagtttGATAAattgatggcaaaagccagaaaaatgcttggctgcatagggagaggaatgatcagcagaaaaaaggaggtgataggtTCCTAGTGAGACCTCTTTTGGAATATTTATTATTCTGGAGACCGAACCTTCTAAAGGATATAGAcaagatggagtcagtccagagggtggctactaaaatggtcaatggttttTGTTGGAAAGCATGTGGGGATAGActaagatctaaacatgtacatcctagaggaaaggcaagacaggaaaatatgatagagaaatttaaatatctcaaaagtttccatgcataagaggcaagcctctttcaacagaaaagaggctctagaatgaggggtcatgggagaagagtgaaagggggtagactcaagagtaatcttaggaaatatttctttacagagagggtggtggatgcatggaacggcctcccagtggaagtggtggagacaaaaactgaattcaagaaaccatgagataaatacaggggatttctaaggaaatgatgagaattataaagctaaattaattgggcagatgggcagactagttgggccaaatggtctttttctgctgtcataatTCTCTGTTTCTCTGTAACTGGACAATTTTTGTTGTTAATTGGATTTGAATTATCTTTGGGTGCAGTAAATTTGTTTTGGAACACCCCAACAGAGTGTCTAGTGCTTTTGTTTTGTGAGAGGTGCCACGCAGCAACACGTTCTAATTGTAAGTACAGTTGGGAGAGAAACAGCAAGagactgagagactgtgtgttggTTCCCACTTCTGTGAGCATAGGGCCCTGGGGTTGGAAAGAACCCTGGCACTCCAGGGCAAGTGGACTATTTTggtgtgagaaaagagagagctgGGAGAAAGTGGCCCCAGAGGTAACCATGAGCCCCCGCATTCTGGATGACCACTGAAAAGGAGATTACATGtgttcatataggggtagattttataaatgtacgcccgcgcgtacttatgtttgcgcaccaggcgcaaacaaaagtacgccggattttataagatacacgcgtagccatgcgtatcttataaaatccggggttggcgcacgcaagggggtgcacatttgtgcaccttgcacgcgccgagccctgtgcgtgcTGCCCTGTGCGTgcttccctccaaggccactccaaaatcggagcggccttggagggaactttcctttggcctccccccaccttcccctcccttcccctacctaacctacccccccagccctatttacacccccctacctttatcgtgaaagttatgcctgctccaggcaggcgtaactcgctcGCGCCGATCGGCCGCtgccgcgcgattccccggcccgggagcgatttctgaGGCCttggtcacgcccccgggccgacaccacgccccgacatgcccccccggaacgccctgaaCTTCacgccgccccccgacacgcccccccctagcaaagccccgggacttatgcgcgtcccggggcttgcgcgcaccgccgagcctatgcaaaataggctcggcgcgcgcaggggggttttgaaagggttacgcgcataacttatgcgcgtaacccttttaaaatctacctcacagTTTTAAAGGGCCCCTCACTCTCTTGCTTCCTCTCACCAGCTGACACTGGCAACTGACTTTCACCTTCTGCACTTTACAACCAGCCTCTGGCCTCTTGGCAGGAAGTGAGCAAATAGAGGGAGAGAGGTGGAGGGGTAGTGGTGTTCCAGTCACGGCCAACCTTTGCCCCCTAACATTGCTCCACCTGATAAGCCCTGTAATTTTTACAGTGCTCTCAGATTTCCAAGAATAAGGAGATCAAATGGTGATGTGTGGGCGGGTGCATGAGGCACCTCATGTCAGTCTGATTCACCCAGGGGCAGGGAAATTCCTgactcttaatcacacacatctAGCACACAGTCATTAGTCACTGAGACAGCAGATACTGCAGATGAACCAGGAGGAGCGAGACTGACCACATCACAGTTGCTGCAGGAAACAGCCCTCTAAGGATACGTACAAAACCAGCGACCTAGAAGAGACACTAAATTGTTTAAAGAATTGATTAGGATCCCATCCTGTCCAAGAATTTCCAGAACACATTGAAAAGATGACATCCAGCAGGGACTCCAAGAAAATCAAAAAGTCATATTCCCTGAGGAAACCCAAATCTCCTGCACTTCTTGACACCTCTACAGGCTTCTATGACCGACTGGAGGAAATTGACTACCCCAAGGAGTGCCTAGGCTGGGACCCCTTACCGTCCTCAGGGGACAGGGACGCGGTCAGCACCAGCTTCAACTTCTATGGGGAGCTGGGAGATCTCAATGGGAAGAGTCCCCTGATTACTGAGGGGCCCAAGGGCTACAGGAAGAAACAGAGAAGGTCCAGGAGCCTGCGGGTCCCAAAGACAAGTTCTCCCCCATTTTCTCTGATAGAATCGGATGGGACTCTCTCTCCACGAGAAGCTTTGAAGGCTGAGACAAAACTGGGGCAACAGATAGCAGCTCACCCCACACCTTTCAGTAGTTCAGATGAAGACCAGCTGCTCATTGAGGGGGCCCTGCTGGAAAGTGTACAGAATGAGACGGAGAGGCAAAacaacaaaaagagaaaacagtacagaaaggTAAAGTGAATCCTCCATCCCCTAAAGAAATCCCCCTGCTACATTCAATGCTACTCTGAGAATATACAACTAAACTGGCTTTAAACTTTCTAACTGTGGCTTTATAAAGAGGGTAAAAGAAGGAGCATCACACAGCAGGGTTCTCTCCCTGGCTACAGTATTAAAGAATGTGGCAACGGTTTTCTCAGCATGGTGAGGGTCTATCTACTGGAGGAATTTCAGTGGGTGCCAACCTGTGCTGGAATTCTAGACAGGTCCTTGTGCTATAACCCTTAGCAGTCCTCCAAGAAATACCCTGTTCAGAGTACTCTGTACGGTGCCTTGTAACATTATGCTGGGTCAGTACTGTTTTAGAGGAAAGTGCTCCTAACATCATGGGGGATACTGGcttaatagtagcttgagatttatttaatgtttgggtacttgccaggttcttgtgtcttggtttggccactgttggaaacaggatactgggcttgatggacccttggtctgacccagtatggcatatttattttgagcttttatataccgacattcctgtagagactacaaatcataccggtttacaataaacataacaTCGCATAAGGCGTTACATGggacatatcttatgtttttactgGCTTAGAGGGTAGTGTTCCCTAAGACAGTGATGGGGCCCTGGGTCGATACTGGCTCAAAGAGAAGAATGTCCCTAATACCATGCAGGAACATTGCTTTTCACCCCTCAGACAGTACTGAACCAGACATAAAGCGTGTTGCTAAAGTGGCATTTTATAAGCTTAAACATGTTAATATCTCTTAGATATTTGCTTTCCCAAGATTTATTTAGAACATTTATACAAATAATGACTGCAACTTTTCAGCATGCAACTGCTCGACATATCTCTGGTAAGAGGCTGAATGAGCACCTTACTCCCGTGCTGAATCAGTTGCATTGGTTGCCTGTAACGTGGAGGTGTCAGTTTGAGATTTTAGTCCTGATACATAAGATTTTATatatagtaaataaaataaagctgtgTGCCCCGGCATGTTTAAGGTCCTCACAATCACAATTGCTGTCAGTACCAGTAACGTGAGACTATAAGTTACAACAGACCCCTGAGTAAAGACTTTTCCCTCAGCTGTGGAGTGCGTTATTGGCAAGTTTGAGGGATAAGCAGGATTTAAAAGTTTTCAGAAAATATTTGAAGGCATTATATTTTAAGGAGGTATATAATTGAATGTAGTTCTAATCTTTTATTGTGTTTTAACATGTTTGTATCTATGATTTCATCTATGAATGTTTTTGATGTAATCCACATTGAAAAACGTTTGTTGGACATGGGCAGAATATTAAGTagttttaaatagataaatatataaataggaAGAGAATGTCTCAGCACCGTGTTGGGACATTGGGTCAATACTCGTTCAGAGGGAAATGCAGCCCCTACCACCGTGTTGAGACATGAGTCCGTACTGGCTTGGAGGGAAGAATCTGAGCAGAAGGTGGCTGGGCTACAGGCATTGTGGCTTAGATCTAACACTGCTGTTAGCTTGGTCGCTTGCTTGACTATAGTTTATCCCAAGTCTGGACTATGCACAGACACAGTAGATTTGTGCCTAGGGTGGAAACATTCTGGGGGCAGAAAAGTTCTTGCCCATCGCCCTTCAATCCCACCAGCCATTTTTGCCACCCC
It encodes:
- the LOC115096979 gene encoding uncharacterized protein LOC115096979, which gives rise to MTSSRDSKKIKKSYSLRKPKSPALLDTSTGFYDRLEEIDYPKECLGWDPLPSSGDRDAVSTSFNFYGELGDLNGKSPLITEGPKGYRKKQRRSRSLRVPKTSSPPFSLIESDGTLSPREALKAETKLGQQIAAHPTPFSSSDEDQLLIEGALLESVQNETERQNNKKRKQYRKTIDRAFRRGWENFVASLYTVSLARSSPSPSAPPLVKAF